The DNA region CTTAAGCATGCTGGTGTAGCTAAAATCGAAATGGAACGTGCAGCGAAGAAGATCAAAATCATCATCTCTACTGCTCGCCCAGGTGTTGTTATTGGTAAAAAAGGTACTGGTATTGACGCTCTTAAAGCGGAAGTTCAAAAACTTACACCCAACGAAGTTTTCTTGAGCATCCAAGAAGTGCGCAAGCCAGACCTCGATGCTCAGCTCGTTGCTGAGAGCATTGCTCAACAACTTGAGAAACGTATCTCTTGGAGAAGAGCTCTTAAAAAATCTATTGCAGCTGCGATCAAAGGCGGCGTGAGAGGTATCAAGATCCGTGTTTCCGGTCGTCTTGATGGTGCAGAGATTGCTCGTTCAGAGTGGTACAATGAGAAGAGTGTTCCTCTTCATACATTGCGTGCAGATATCGACTACGGTACTGCTGAAGCTCTAACTGCATACGGTATCATCGGATTGAAAGTATGGATCTATAAAGGCGATATCTTATCTGCTCGCGAAGTTGAGGAGGCAGGTCGTGTTAAGTCCTAAAAGAGTAAAATGGCGTAAACAATTTGTAGGCCGCGCAACTGGTTTTGCGTACAGAGGTTCTAACCTTGATTTTGGAGATTTCGGTCTTCAAGCAGTTGAGGAAGGACGTCTTACAGCACGTCAGTTGGAAGCAGGTCGTATTGCTATCTCCCGTTCAGTTAAGCGTGGTGGTAAAATTTGGTGCCGTGTATTCCCGAATACACCAGTAACAAAAAAACCAGCTGAAACTCGTATGGGTAGCGGTAAAGGTAACCCGGAGCTTTGGGTAGCCCGTGTTCTTCCTGGAAAAGTTCTTTTCGAAATGAACGGTGTGACTCGTGAGCAAGCTAAAGAAGCTTTCGAACGCGCAGCTCACAAACTTCCTTTCAAAACTCGTTTCTTGGTTAGGGAGTAGTTATGAAGTTCGTAGAGATTAAAGATCTTTCTGTAACTGAATTGAAAAAGAAAAGAGCAGCTCTTTCCGAAGAGTTGTTCCAAGCTCGTATCAAGAATTCAATTGGTCAACTTTCAAATCCAATTGTTATTCGTGATCTTCGCCGCAATATCGCGAAAATCAATACAGCAATCGTAAAGAAAGTAGCGAGGTAGTTAAATGACAACTGAAACAAATACTCGTGGTCGTAAAATCGAAGTAGTTGGTGAGGTTATCAGCGACAAGATGGATAAAACTATCTCTGTCCTAATCTACCGCATGGTTAAACACGCTAAATACGGTAAGTACGTTAAGAAAACTTCTGTGTTCAAAGCTCATGACGAAAACAACCAAGCTAAAATTGGTGACATCGTTAAGATCCGTGAAACACGTCCTCTTAGCAAAACTAAACGTTGGGCTCTTTCTGAAGTCGTAGAGACGGCGAAAGCGTAGGGGTGTTGTCATGATTCAAATGCAAACTAGACTAAATGTAGCTGACAACTCTGGCGCAAAAGAAGTTATGTGCGTAAAGGTTCTTGGTGGTTCTAAACGTCGTGTAGCATCCATCGGTGATGTTATCGTTGTTTCCATCAAAGAAGCTTTGCCAAACGCTAAAGTTAAAAAAGGTGACGTTGCGAAAGCCGTTGTAGTTAGAACTGTTGCTAAGCTTCGTCGTCCAGACGGTTCTTACATCCGTTTCGATGATAACTCTGCAGTTTTGATCAACGCCAATAAAGAACCAATTGGAACACGTATCTTTGGCCCAGTTGCCAGAGAATTGAGAGCTAAGTCGTTCGTTAAGATCGTATCTTTGGCTCCGGAAGTTCTGTAAGGGGTATGAGATGAATCGCTTAAAAGCTAAATACAATAAAGAGATCGCTCCTGCTCTAAAAAAACAATTGGGAGTTGAAAACGTAATGCAAGTTCCTCGCTTGGAGAAAATCACTCTTAGCGTGTGCTTGAGCGAAGCTGTTCAAAATCCAAAAATTTTGAACACTGTTGTTGATGAGATCACTGCTATTGCTGGTCAAAAAGCAGTTATCACTAAAGCAAAAAAAGCTATCTCCAACTTTAAGTTGCGTGCTGGCATCCCATTGGGTGTTCGCGTAACTTTGAGAAAAGAGAAAATGTGGTCTTTCATGGACCGTTTGAACACTTTGGCACTTCCACGCGTACGTGACTTCCGTGGTTTGCCAAACAAAGGTTTCGACGGCCGTGGTAACTACAACATGGGTCTTAAGGAGCAAATCGTGTTCCCTGAGATCAACTTTGATAAAGTTGATAAAACTCGTGGTATGAACATCACTATCTGTACAACAGCTAAAAACGACACTGAGGGCAGAGCGCTTCTTGAAGCACTTGGTATGCCTTTCAGAAAGTAGGATGATCAAATGGCACGCAAATCAGCAATTATTAAAAATAACAAAAGAAAAGCTACTGCTAAGCGCTACACTGAATACAGAACAGAGCTTAGAAATAAAGCCGTTGACATGAAACTTTCTGATGACGAAAGAGCAGAAGCTCGTAAAAAGCTTCAAGCTCTTCCTCAAAAGACAAACATCAACCGTGTTATCACACGTTGTGAAATTTCTGGTCGCCCTCGTGGTAACTACAGAAAATTCGGTTTGTCTCGTATCGCCTTCAGAGCTCTTGCACTTGACGGTAAATTGCCTGGCGTAACGAAAGCTAGCTGGTAAGAGGAAGACTATGGATACAATTTCTCAGTTCCTTACAATCATTAGAAATGCTGGAGCAGCAAAGCACGAAAAAGTGGATTTGCCTGCTTCTAAAGTTCGCGCTGGTATCGCACAAATCCTTGTTAACGAAGGTCTTATCCGCAGCTTCAAAGTTGCGAAAGACTCTAAACAAGGCATTATGCGTGTTTACT from Bdellovibrio sp. GT3 includes:
- the rpsC gene encoding 30S ribosomal protein S3, giving the protein MGQKVNPIGLRVGVIRTWDSRWYAKGNQYFENLHEDIRLRKYLKGKLKHAGVAKIEMERAAKKIKIIISTARPGVVIGKKGTGIDALKAEVQKLTPNEVFLSIQEVRKPDLDAQLVAESIAQQLEKRISWRRALKKSIAAAIKGGVRGIKIRVSGRLDGAEIARSEWYNEKSVPLHTLRADIDYGTAEALTAYGIIGLKVWIYKGDILSAREVEEAGRVKS
- the rplP gene encoding 50S ribosomal protein L16, which gives rise to MLSPKRVKWRKQFVGRATGFAYRGSNLDFGDFGLQAVEEGRLTARQLEAGRIAISRSVKRGGKIWCRVFPNTPVTKKPAETRMGSGKGNPELWVARVLPGKVLFEMNGVTREQAKEAFERAAHKLPFKTRFLVRE
- the rpmC gene encoding 50S ribosomal protein L29, which produces MKFVEIKDLSVTELKKKRAALSEELFQARIKNSIGQLSNPIVIRDLRRNIAKINTAIVKKVAR
- the rpsQ gene encoding 30S ribosomal protein S17, with protein sequence MTTETNTRGRKIEVVGEVISDKMDKTISVLIYRMVKHAKYGKYVKKTSVFKAHDENNQAKIGDIVKIRETRPLSKTKRWALSEVVETAKA
- the rplN gene encoding 50S ribosomal protein L14 is translated as MIQMQTRLNVADNSGAKEVMCVKVLGGSKRRVASIGDVIVVSIKEALPNAKVKKGDVAKAVVVRTVAKLRRPDGSYIRFDDNSAVLINANKEPIGTRIFGPVARELRAKSFVKIVSLAPEVL
- the rplE gene encoding 50S ribosomal protein L5 yields the protein MNRLKAKYNKEIAPALKKQLGVENVMQVPRLEKITLSVCLSEAVQNPKILNTVVDEITAIAGQKAVITKAKKAISNFKLRAGIPLGVRVTLRKEKMWSFMDRLNTLALPRVRDFRGLPNKGFDGRGNYNMGLKEQIVFPEINFDKVDKTRGMNITICTTAKNDTEGRALLEALGMPFRK
- the rpsN gene encoding 30S ribosomal protein S14 — its product is MARKSAIIKNNKRKATAKRYTEYRTELRNKAVDMKLSDDERAEARKKLQALPQKTNINRVITRCEISGRPRGNYRKFGLSRIAFRALALDGKLPGVTKASW